The DNA segment GAAAGGCTTTATCGATGTGTACTTCGAACTGTCCTTTTTGAATGAGCTTTAAAACGTTTTTCGAGATATGAAATTCTTCAATAGGGATCACTCCCCGTTCTGAAGCTGAATACCAGTTTATTCCTTCCGAAGAACGACTTTCTGCCATAGGGAAAATTCCCTGAGCATAGGCATTCAGCAAGGTTTCGGAAGGAATGATTTTCAAGATTTGAATCTATTTAAGAGCTTGTCATTTCGAGGGTACCGAGAAATCTAACGTGTTTGTTTAGATTTCTCACGTTCGTTCGAAATGGCAAACTGAATTAAAAACCGCAATAGTGTAAACCACCAGAGCCAATAGGTGATCCTGGAGGCGGAGACAAAGAGTTAGGCATTTCGAATTCCTCCGGGTCATCCAGGTAGCTATCAATCATAACTGCAGATTGTTGAGCCATAGCGGAACCATTCTCGCTCAACATTTCTTCCAACTCCTGAAGCTTATTGAATACAATCGCTTTAGTAAGAGGATTTGCCTGATTGGAAGCATGAAGCCTAATCAGGTTTACTGTTACCAGATGGTTTACAACTTGCTGGATTGAACCTAAGTAATCGTCTCCAGCTCTTTTACCCCAAGATGCTTCGATTAACTCATCAATGGTTTCCTGAAGGGATAGGTTGTTATCTCTTGCACCATATTCTACAAGTCGATTAGCTCTCCATGGATTCAATATCAAGCTAATAGGTACATTCGCTGCCGTTTCTGCTATTGCCAAGGCGTCTAATGAGGGACCGGTATTTCCCTTAAATAATTCCCGAGTTGATGGTATTCCAGGTGGACGGGTCGGGATCATATCCAGCACATTCTCTGGAAGCGCCAGTACCTCAGGATCAATTGCAGACAACATTTCCTGTAAAGCTCGTCGCTGCATTCTGGCTTCTACAATCTGTGGGTTAGGCTGGTTATCACCACGAAGCTTATAGGAGTAGTCAAGACCTCCAATTAGTTTAACAGTTCCTTCAAGCTGATATCGATGAAATAAGTAAATCGGCACCAAAACATCTTCGAGATAGGTCATTGGTGTACCCATAGGAATATTGGCTTCTCCAAAATTGCTAAGCGCTATTTCTCTCACTTCGAGGATATGAGACAATTGTGAAACGGGGTCGTTTCCATATTCCCAAAGGTGAGCAAATGGATGAGCCCCTCCCTGAGGGCGCGCATCACTATCGGATATATATTTCAGGCCCCTGTCATGCGCATCTTCTAAAATTTCATTTAGAGCTTCTTCTTCGTTGGTACCCTCAGGGAAATCCTGGTAGCCAAACTCGATCGTAACTTTATCCCAATCTCCAATACCTACGTCATAGGCATCACTTAAATCCAGCTCTCCATTTACGATATCCACTTTAGGATGAGGATAATCCATTACGGAAGCGCGATTATTAACACTAGAGGTAAAATTATGATAGATCCCAAGAGTATGACCGATCTCATGCGCGGAAAGCTGACGAATCCTCGCTAAAGCCATGTCCAACATCCTGGGATCGTTCTCAGTCCCTTCTTCAAAAGGAGCAAGCAAACCAGTAGCAATCATGTAATCCTGACGAACTCTTAGCGAACCAAGGAGAACATTCCCTTTTATAATTTCACCTGTCCTTGGATCTACCACTGATCCACCATAAGACCATCCCCGAGTAGAGCGATGCACCCAGTTAATGACATTATACCGGATATCTAATGGATGGGCATCATCAGGAAGAATCCTAACCTGGAAAGCATCTTTATAACCAGCGGCCTCAAAGGCTTCATTCCACCAACGAGCCCCATCAAGCAACGCACTGCGGACTGGCTCAGGAGTACCATTATCCAAATAGTAAATGATGGGCTCAACGGCTTCGCTTACATCAGCAGAAGGGTCCTTCTTTTCAAGTCGATGACGATTTATAAATCGAATTTCCATCGGTTCGTTTATAGGAGAAGCATAATCCATAAATGAAGTAGGATAGTAACCTCCTCGAGGATCATACTTTCTTGGGGTATAATTATCATCGGGTAATTCAACAAACGAATGATGTTGGCGAACAGTAATTGAGGTAGGAGATGGGACTACAGATCGAACTTGCCCACCGGGATTGCTTCCGCTAAAGGTTAAGCGAGTTTCAAATTCACTATTTTTGGGGAAATTGAATGTTCCTTCTTTATAAAGGGATGAACGAGACTTGTCGAGACTGTAATTTCCTTCTCCCCGTCCTCTAAGTCTGCCTATTACATTATGGGCATCACGAATGAGGAAAGGAGTTAAATCAATGAGATATTCACCATCTTCTTCAGCTGCTACCGGAAAAGCGTGGAGAATAGAAGACGCAAATGCTTCACGGACCGACTTTTTTTCAAGTTCGTTATCTGATCGTGCAATGTAATCGAGGTTTGGCTGAATGAGATATACTTTAGGCCCTCGCTTTTCAAAGTAAACAATACGCTCTCCTCCTTGTTGACTTCGATCTAACCCGATATCATTCGAGCCAACTCCAGCAGAAAGATAATTGGCATATAAAAATTCAGTATCCAGCTTATCAATTTTTAGCCAAAGCTGGTCTTTCGCTTCATCAAAGTAGTAGTCGAAATAACCCTCGGTTACAGTTAGGCCTTCCGTTTTTTCGTTAATAGAAGGGGTTTGAGCAAAAGTAGTGGCAGAGATTAAAATCCCCAGAAGAAGTAGTACCGATAGTTTCATTGATTTAACATTGCGTTGAAATAAGCCCTTAAAGAAAACGGTTTTTAAGAGGATTTGAAATGAACAGTCACGCTTTTTACAAACCTTACTTGCTTTCTAACCCCTTAAACACTT comes from the Balneola sp. genome and includes:
- a CDS encoding DUF5117 domain-containing protein, which codes for MKLSVLLLLGILISATTFAQTPSINEKTEGLTVTEGYFDYYFDEAKDQLWLKIDKLDTEFLYANYLSAGVGSNDIGLDRSQQGGERIVYFEKRGPKVYLIQPNLDYIARSDNELEKKSVREAFASSILHAFPVAAEEDGEYLIDLTPFLIRDAHNVIGRLRGRGEGNYSLDKSRSSLYKEGTFNFPKNSEFETRLTFSGSNPGGQVRSVVPSPTSITVRQHHSFVELPDDNYTPRKYDPRGGYYPTSFMDYASPINEPMEIRFINRHRLEKKDPSADVSEAVEPIIYYLDNGTPEPVRSALLDGARWWNEAFEAAGYKDAFQVRILPDDAHPLDIRYNVINWVHRSTRGWSYGGSVVDPRTGEIIKGNVLLGSLRVRQDYMIATGLLAPFEEGTENDPRMLDMALARIRQLSAHEIGHTLGIYHNFTSSVNNRASVMDYPHPKVDIVNGELDLSDAYDVGIGDWDKVTIEFGYQDFPEGTNEEEALNEILEDAHDRGLKYISDSDARPQGGAHPFAHLWEYGNDPVSQLSHILEVREIALSNFGEANIPMGTPMTYLEDVLVPIYLFHRYQLEGTVKLIGGLDYSYKLRGDNQPNPQIVEARMQRRALQEMLSAIDPEVLALPENVLDMIPTRPPGIPSTRELFKGNTGPSLDALAIAETAANVPISLILNPWRANRLVEYGARDNNLSLQETIDELIEASWGKRAGDDYLGSIQQVVNHLVTVNLIRLHASNQANPLTKAIVFNKLQELEEMLSENGSAMAQQSAVMIDSYLDDPEEFEMPNSLSPPPGSPIGSGGLHYCGF